DNA from Evansella sp. LMS18:
ACGAAACTTATGGAGCGGCCTCCTCTTTGGCATTGGCACGATGGCTTTTGTCGACGAAGTAATCTTTCATTTTTTGTTGCAGTGGCATCATTTTTACGATCTTTCTACAACGGCTGTTGGGATTTTCAGTGATGGACTGCTTATGTCTTTTGCCTGGTTTGCTGCGATTGGCTCCCTCTTTATGTTTGCTGACCTTCGGCGGAGAAATGCTTTATGGGTGAAAAAATGGGTGGGTGCTGTATTTTTAGGGGCAGGTATCTTCCAGCTTTTTGATGGTATCGTTAATCACAAAATCCTCCGTGTGCATCAAATTCGCTACAACGTGGATAATATTCTCATATATGATATCGCCTGGAATGCCAGCGCTATCGTTCTCTTAATAATCGGCTTTGTTCTGCTTAAGCAGACAAGGAAAGCATCTAGCAAAATGAAAGAAGGTAGTTAAGATGGAGATGCATCACCACAACCATCACGAGACAATCACCGGGACTGGTTATGACATAATCATAGTAAGCATAGTGATAGCCGCTATGCTCGCATATCCCCTTGCAGCATACTTCACTAGCAAAACCTATAAAAGATGGCCGTTGTATCGCTATTTTTACTGGAGTTTGGGAGTGGTTACAGCTGGAGCTGCTTTGGTTGGTCCCCTTGCAGAACTTGCTCACAGCAGCTTTACTGCCCATATGTTCGGGCACTTGCTCCTGGGGATGCTCGCACCGCTCCTTCTAGTTTTATCAGCGCCTATGAAACTTCTTCTCAGGACACTGAACACAACTCATGCAAGAAGATTATCATGCTTATTAAAAAGTCGTTACATTCAGTTTGTCAGCAATCCGATTGTTGCCGCAACATTGAATATTGGCGGGCTGGCTGTACTTTATACTACCGGATTGTACAGCGCTATGCATGACTCCCTGCTCCTCCATGTTCTGGTGCATCTTCATGTATTTTTAGCCGGGTATCTTTTCACCGCTTCGATTATTTATATGGACGTATCGCCACATCGATACAGCTATGTATATCGTGCCTTGGTACTCATTCTTGCTCTTGCAGGGCATAAAATTCTGTCCAAGCATATTTATGCTCATCCGCCAGAAGGTGTTGCGAGGGCAGATGCAGAAACAGGCGGCATGCTTATGTATTACGGAGGCGATATGGTCGATGTGGTCCTGATCATCCTCCTTTGCTATCACTGGTACAAAGCAACTGCTCCCAAGCGCGTATCGCCCCCCGATACGGCAACAACACCGTCCTGCTAAAAACTGTTCTTATCGAAAAAAGTTATAAGTCGCTTATCCAAATGGCCATAAATTATAACTTGCCAATATACTAACGCGATCAGTTTTGAAAGGCATAATCTAATTACCCTAAGATTAATAGGTAATGCTTTAAAATTAATTTTGTTTTATAATATATGTAAGCTAAGGGAGGTATGATTAAATGAGCACAAAAGAAGAAGTAATAAAGCTAATTAAGGACCTGCCCGAAAATGTAACTCTTGAAGATATAATGAGGGAGCTTTATGTAAGATCAAAAATCGAAAAAGGAATTACCGATTTAAACGATGGAAAAGTTGTTTCTCATGATGAAGTCAAGGAGAAATTAGGGAAATGGCTGAACTAAGATGGGCAGAAACAGCTGTTAAAGATTTAGATCACATATGCGCCTATATTGCTTCAGACTCTGAAGAATATGCAAGGATATTTGCAAGAAAAATAATAGATACAATTGAAACTGCTGCCGCTTTTCCCTACTCAGGCAGGATTGTTTCAGAAATGAAAATCGAAACAATTAGAGAAAAAGTCTTAATGAATTATAGAATTATCTATCGTATAAATAACGATTCTGTAGAAGTCGTTCGAATTGTACACAATTCCAGGTATTTTAAAGATATAAACCAATGAGCATCATGGCTGGAGATATAACAGCTATGGTGTTATTTTTATTAAATATATACTTGGATGTTTATCAAATGTTGTATTAAGTTAGTTACACTTATACTATAATCCTAAAAACTTCATTAGCGTAGAGACGACTACGTTGCTAAAATTTTATGCTTTCTTATAGTACAAAAAAAACGACGTATGCATATAACATACGTCATTCCTTTAATTGAAATTGTATTAATGCCCATGCCCGCCATGGTCATCTCCGCTAATAGAGACGATTTCCATTTTTTCATCGATGATGCCCTGTACGGAAAAACTGATGGAGTCTGTGCTTCCGAAAACATAGCCGTGATTATACGGTCCTTCGGTTGGGACTTCTTCAAATGCAGGCTTTAGTCTTGCCAGATAATCATACACTTGCTGGTTGAGCTCCCCTTCCGGCAGCCAGATCATCGGAGCATGCTTCCCTAAATGGGCCAGAGGGGCTCCAGGCAGGGCCAGCTCCGGAGTTTCAGTCGAAGCAAAAGTAATCCCGTGGCCCGGCTCGTCTATATCCCAGCCAAATCCTGTTTCTTCATCATAAAAGGAAGCAAACGCAATCGAAAGTTCAACTGGCGTTTCGCCGGAAATGCGTGTTACTGTCCCATATTCCGACAGCTCCTCTTCCAGAGTCCCGGAAATCTCTTCTTCCGACCCTAACAGATAAATATTTGCTTCCCCGTTACGTTTCTCCAGTGCATCCACCGTTGCCCCTGGTATACCAAAGTCATTTACATAAAGCACTGGCTCATCCATATGTGAAATCCAGTCACCTGCCACCATTGTCATCAGCTGTGCGTCTTCTTCCGCTGAGCCGATTATTACACTGTCCGGCAGACTGCCAACGATGTCCGCATATCGCTCATCTATCTGAGCTGCGAACTCCGCAGGATCATCAGCTGTTATTTGTTCTACTTCGAATCCTGAAAGCTTGTCCATTTCCTCCTCAGGGAGGTCTTCCATCACCATAACCTGTATCCCTTCGGAGTTTCCTAACGGCTGCAGGCGCTCAATTTCCTGAAGTACTTCATCGGAAATAGAGCCATCTGCATAAAGCAACGGACCGTCATTAGGATGGTGAACAAGTGTCAGTGCAGCGAGGGAATGCTGCCAGGAATCCAGCGGGCCAAGGATGACAGTCCCTGGCTGGTTACCTTCATGGGTTGCCGGCCAGATCGTCTGGGAGGCTAAAATGGAAAACGTAATTGGCTCATCTTCCCCGATTCTTGTTACATTTTTCGTGTTTTCCACCAGCAACCCGTCAGTTGCATTCTCGTTTAAAGATTCGGGGCCAGTAGCTGCCTCGGCTTCAATGTCGTCTCTGCCCCCGCCACCGTTACCTCCGTGATCGTGATGGCCGTTGTCATCATTATCCTCATGATGGTTATCACCATGATCATTATGATTATTTTCCCCGTGATGCATGTCGTTCTCATTATTGTTTTCGCCATGGCCGCCGTGATTTCCATGGCCGTCACCATTGTCATCATTCATTTCTTCATTGTTCATTTCGTTATCGTTACTATTCGTCCCGGCATTATTCGTTGCCGTATCGTCCGCATCATTATTGCATGCTGCAAGAAACAAAGTTGATGCAGCCAGAATTGTTAATATGCTCGATTTTTTCATCTGCTTCGCTCTCCTCACTTATTTAAACTGGTTCCCCTTCTTCGATAAGCAGCTCCCATGTTTCCCCCTGATCCTCTGACCAGTAAAGGGAATCGGCAATTGTACCGATTGCAAGGATTTCAGGGTTGTTGAAATCAACCGCAAGTGAAATGACGGGCTCTGCATCTTCTGGAAGTTCTCCAAGCTGCTCCCATGTTTCACCCATATCACTGCTCGTCATTAACCCTTCGATCGCGCCGATACCGTGGGCATAAATCACTCCATCCGGTCCCTGGCTCGCACTTGTCATTGTTACTTGCCCGTTAAATAACGTAAAGCTTTCCCCGCCATCATCAGAACGGTAAATACCGTCTGACATGCCGGCCAGGACTGTTTCCGGGTCTTCCGGATCGGAAGTAATGGAATAGAGCTCCTGGAACCGATCATTTATTCCATCAGCTTCCACCTGCTCCCATTCCTGGCCCCCGTCTTCTGACTTAAACATTCTGCCGCCGTAAGCATCAAAACCGTACAGAAAGCTGGAGTCCCCTTCGTTTGCATCCATGAGATGAAAATCAACTTCCCCGTACAAAGCCCCTGTTTCCCAATTTTCGCCGCGGTCGTCACTTGTCATCACGCCAAGAGGGTTCTGAAGGTCAGAACCGTCACCAGGGTGGCCGCTGCTCATGAACAAATTCTCCGATGTTATGAGGAAGCCCATAAAGTCATGGCGGTCTTCCTCTGTCCCTTGCCAGAACAGACCATTGCTGTTTAAGTCTGCCTGCATGAGCCCGTGATGCGTGCCAACGTATAGGATGCCTTCTTTTTCCCTGTCAAAAGCCATATCATGGATATGCTCGATTTCCTCCACGGCTGCCCTGCCATCCTCTTCGTCCTGCTCATCAGTTTCTTCATTATTTATGTCTTCGTCCTGCGAATTAGCTTCTTCCTCTGCCGGCTGATTATTTTCTGGAGGCTCCTCCTCAATAACGCCCCCGCAGCCAGCAGCTATTAATAGTACACCCATCCCTAATAATGCCTTTTTCACATCACTCGCTCCTTTGTCAGCCAGGTACTTTAATATTTTGCAAAAAAATTGTGTAGAATGTTTGAAGTTAGTGTTAACATTTTAAAAACATTTAAGTGTAGAAAATTAAGAAGGGTCCTGTTCATCCGGCAGCCAGATAAAAAACTCCGTACCTTCACCAGGCTTGCTTTTTACCCACACTTTCCCTCCGTGAAGCTCTGTAATTTCCTTCACTATCGCAAGACCCAGGCCTGTTCCGCTGTCATTTTGAGTCCTGGATTTATCCGCCTTGTAAAACCGCTCCCATATGTGGTCGATATCTTCCTCATCAATGCCTTGACCGGTATCTTTAATGGAGAGAAGACAGCCGCCCTTTTCACCAGAAAGGGAAATGGTGATTTTTCCTCCCTTAGGGGTGTAACGAATCGAGTTTTCCAAAATATTGACGAGCGCCTGCTCCATCCTCGCAGGATCGATTGTCAGGAAAGCACCTTTGCATTCCTCAGAAATATTCAGTTCATGGCTGATCGACTTCTGGTCAAAAAGCAGAACCCTTCTTCGGTAAATCTGTTCAAGCCATTCATCCGCAGGCACTTCTTCTAGGATTAAATTTATTTTTCCCTCTTCCAGTTTTGTCAGCAGAAACAAATCGCTCACAAGCCTTTCCATCCGGTTAGCCTCATGGTAAATCACGCTGATATGTTCCTTCCATTCTTCCTGGTTGATCTCCGTGCTCTCTTTCATCACAGCGGAATATCCTTTTATATAAGTAATCGGTGTTCTGAGGTCATGGGAAATATGGGAAATAAAGTGCCTCCTTGAATCCCGATAGGTCTTCAGCTGCCCAGTCATCGACTGTATGCTATCTGCGAGATGGCCCACTTCGTCCTCCCCTCCGATATTAAGCTTTATATCCAGGTCCCCTTCAGCGATTTTCTCAGTCATTTCACTAATGTCATTCAGCGGTTTTGAGACCCGGCTTGTTAAATACCTGGTTAGAAAGAAACTGATAAGGATGATAAAAATACTCATGACAACCAGGAGCAGCAGGAGTTGGACCCTCGCCTCATTCAGTTCCCCGGTATCCTGATCAAGAAAGAGGTAACTTGATGCGGTACCCGTGTAAGGGTCATTAACAGGGATGATCGCCCAAACATGAGGGATGTGAGTGATCATATACGTTTCCACATGGTCGATAAAAGGTTCATTATCCAGATTTCCGATTGTCTCCTGATTATCGTTAAGCCATTCGAAAAAGATAACCAGGAAGTCGTCTGAAATATCGTCCGGCATTCTCTGAACTGCCAGATCTTCGTCAAGAAGGATAAAAAAACTGTGCTTGCCTGCTTCCACTTCCTCAATATAATTCATTGCTGCATCATCAGCGGTTTCCTGCAGCAACTCAGCGTGAGCAACCGCCCTGGACTCAATTTCTCTTGTAACATGCTCCTGGTAATACGTTTTAGTTATCCAGTTTGCTCCGCCAATAAGAGTCACTACAAGTATTAACAGGATCATTACCACCATGGCGGTAATTTTTGTCGCCAGTTTTTTTGGGAACATAACCAGGCCTTCTTTCTCTCACCATTCATCCAGTTTTTTTATTATCGTACTAGAGTTTGTTTTCTATTTATTGTTATCTTAAAACAATTTTTTGAAGGAAATATGAAGTTATTGGTTTCAGTTAATTGAAGGAATCAAAAAGCGATCTTTGAAGATAAATAAAGGCACTCCGGAATCCCGAAGTGCCTTGAGCTTGTTATTAAAGTCTATTAGAATCTTTTCGCACCAAGGTAACGTGGTCCCCAGTAGGAAGAGTTCATGTCAGCAATTGCTACACCAGTTGAAGATCCAGAGTGGATGAACTGATTGTTTCCAAGGTAGATACCAGCGTGTGAAGGACCTGTGCGAGTTTCAAAGAATACAAGGTCACCTACCTGCGGGTTAGATACAGAAGTACCTGCACTCCACATTTGCGCTACTGTACGTGGAAGGCTCTTGCCGTTCTGGGCGAATGTATACTGGATGAATCCGCTGCAGTCAAATCCTCTTGGTGTAGTTCCACCCCATACATAAGAGCTCCCGATTAAGCTTCTTGCTGTGGAGATAACTCCGCTTGCACTGCTGCTTGTTGAAGATGAAGATGAAGATGAAGCTGTGCTGCTTGCTGTGCTTGTATTTCTTGTTGCTGTTTGAGTTCCGCCGTTAGAGCTGGAAAGTCCCAGTGCACTGGCTGTTGCCGGTCCTGCTGTTCCGTAGAAGTTTCCTGCCGGGCTGGATATTCCGTTTCTCAGCTGATAAGCTTGTACAGCTCCTAATGTTTCCGGTCCGAAGACTCCGTCTACCGCGATGCTTTTACCGTTGCTGTTGAGTGCTGACTGAAGCTGTCTTACGTCGTCTCCTCTGTCGCCGATGTTCATGGATGCCTCTGAAATTGCCGGTACCGCGAAAAATGCTCCTGCCAATGCTATGCTCATAATGAATTTTTTCATTTGTATGTTCTCCCACTTTCTCATGAATTTTAATTTTATTTATATAATGTCTATTAAGTTTTGAAAATAAGTTTTTATGACTGCTTGTCTCGCTTGCAGGTTTAATATTACAGGCAGGCGGGTATAAATAAAACCCTTTTTTGTAAATGTCAACGAACTTAAAACTACCTGTTACATTTATGTAATATATGCCAATAAAATTGGAATAAATTACTATTTGACAAGGTATATATACCTTGTTTTCGAGTGTTTTCCGTAAAATCACTTCCTACTTTTCTATTTCTTAAGCAATCTGTAATGAAAATTGTGGAGAAACTGTGTAGATAAAAGCGATTTTCGCCGAAGCAATAAGGCAGATGGCTCAATTGGATGCTTAAATCCCATATTAGATTCATAGCTAGAACCTCTTAAGGCTCCCGTTATGTAAGTTTTTTTCCGATTCATAGCGTGTGGCGATATGTCTGTAACTGACTACAACTGTTTTCAGATACCGTATCGCCTAGCGATACGCAGTGGTATGTAGGGAAATAATAGGAAAGAAAGAAAAACAACCAGCGCCTTGTGCCGGTTGTTCCTGGTCTCCCCCTATCCTTCTAACTCCTGTTTGATTCTGTCAAAACCATACCTCGATACGAATTTCGCCATTCTTTCCCGCTTTCTTCCGTTCTTTCTGTACACTTCCAGTACATTATCCACCAGTTCATATAACTCCTCTGGTTCAAGTCCATCTTTTAAGAGAACTCCTGCTTGAGCATCTTCGCCGACAGCTTTGCCGCCAATATATAACTCGAAATGCTCGTCCCTTTTTATCACGCCAATATCATTAATCAGCGGCTCACCGCACGCGTTGGGGCAACCGGTATATGCCGGTCGCAGTGTAAAGGGGACTTCCTGGCCTGCGATCCGGTCATTAAGCTCCTTAGCAACAGGCATTCCTTCCACTTCAGCTCCTTTACAGAAGTTACAGGTGCGGAGGCTTTTCACATAGTTTCCAACCTTATAGACAGAGAAGCCTGCTTTCTTTAATTCTTCCGTTGCGAGCTCCACTTTATCTTCTTCCACTTTTATAATCAGCTGCTGGAAAGTTGTTAATTCCACTTCCGCATCTTCGTCTAAGTATGAGCCTAAGGTAATCAGCTGCTTAGGAGTCAATTTTGCGCCAAATCCTATTCCTCCGTTTACTGCCAATGGAACCATCTTTTGATTTTTCATATGCCGTCCCCCATTTCCTCAAGTTCTGCGTTCCTGCGCTCATCTTACTATACCCCCGGAAGGTATTCAACTACAAACTGTCCCTGCTAAGCTTCTTCTTGTTTTAGAAAAAAAGCATTCTTTAAGGTCATCTGATAGACAGTGAAACTATCTCCCTTATTAATCTGTAAGTTTTTCCTTAGTTCAGCCGGTATGATTATCCTGTTTTTTTGGCCGGTAATAATTTTATTATCAACATTGTCATCTTTGCCTCCAGCTTTACTTATTATTAATCCCTTGCCCTCTTCCGAAAGACCAACATTAACTAAATCACCAATAGTAATATCGCATTCCTGTCTTATTTTTTTCGGCAATGTAATCGTAAAGCTGCTGGAAACTATACATTTCATTTCCATCTCAATTAACCTATCTATTTGGACTGAAACACTATATTTAGCTTGATGCACTGCTCTTTCCCTCCGTAAAATTACTATCATATTAAAGATGTGGTTCACTTAATGTTTAAAGGAATTTAAATACTAAAAACACCATTCCTCCAATGAAGAATAAATAAAACAATAATACGTATTTTGGGTTCATATCTTTCTTCCCCATTTCTCGGACAATTTTCAGACGATTTAATTATAAACGCCATATTTATTTTGCAGATACCAGTACGTAAATCACTTTACAGCCAATATGTGATTAAAGTATGAAGTTTTTGCCTTTTTAGAAACTTAGCTTTTCTTAAGGCAGGCAAATAAAAAAAAAGGAAAAGTGCTCATTAATTAAGCGCTGCTCCCCCTTGTATGCTGCGTATGCCGCGCGATCTGAAAATGTCCTTAAAAGCAGGGAGACATTATTTGAAAAATAACAGAGAGTTCCCATCAGCCATAATGACTTTTTGTTTACGCATTCTTATCGTCACAATATCGTCAAAGCATCTTCACGGATTCAACAAACTTCATGGATAAAATGAAAGTGAATAAAACAGAAGGGGCTGATAGAAATGAAAAAACTTTTAACTGGGTTATTGTCATTGGCTCTTGTAGCAGGAATCGGCACCACGGTCGCAGCACAAAGCGAAAACTTTTCAGGCTTTCAGGAAATGCTGCCATTTATGCAGAAAATGCATCCTGAAATGTCAGAAGAAGATCTGGAGACAATGTATAACAGATGCCATGGAAACAACGGAAACAGAGGTCCCGGGATGATGATGCCGGGAGCAAACTCGGACTAAACACTGAGGTGGTTGAGGCGCAGCAAATTAGTAATTCAGGAAGACAGTCTTATGGCTGCCTTCCTGTTTTTTGCAGTGATAGGTGGTCGTATCGGGTGGCGATACATACGCGATGCGAGGCTTTTCCGGGGCCGCTTACTGGGTGAAAGGACGGCATATCGCCTGGCGATATAAGCGATATGCGGAGAGTTTCCTACTGGTGGGAATGCAAAAAGGTATGTTCCTTAAGAGGAGCATACCTTGTTTAAATTGTCTGGCTGAAAAAAGCAGGCAGCAATTATCATTTATTCCGCCTCGGGCACTTTATATCCAATCCCCCAGACTGTCTCTATTACTGTTTCTTCATATCCGATACTCTTCAGTTTTTCCCTGATATTTTTCACATGAGTGTCCACCGTCCGGTTGTCCCCTTCATAGGCAAGGCCCCATTCCAGCTCGAGGAGGTCTTCCCTGCTGAATACCCTCCCCCGGTTGCCGGCAAGCCGGTAAAAAATCTGAAATTCTTTTTTTGTCAGCGGAAGGATTTTGTTATCATAGGAGACTTTATAGCTGTCCGGCTGAAATAGAAGCCCCTTTACTTTAAAGCCTTCTGATGTCCCCCACTTATTCTCTGCCCGCCGTAATATAGCTTCCACCCTTGCCAGCAGCTCCTTAGGCTCAAAAGGCTTTACAATATAATCGTCCGCCCCTAATTTCAACCCTTCCACAACCCTGTCTGA
Protein-coding regions in this window:
- a CDS encoding C40 family peptidase, encoding MKKFIMSIALAGAFFAVPAISEASMNIGDRGDDVRQLQSALNSNGKSIAVDGVFGPETLGAVQAYQLRNGISSPAGNFYGTAGPATASALGLSSSNGGTQTATRNTSTASSTASSSSSSSTSSSASGVISTARSLIGSSYVWGGTTPRGFDCSGFIQYTFAQNGKSLPRTVAQMWSAGTSVSNPQVGDLVFFETRTGPSHAGIYLGNNQFIHSGSSTGVAIADMNSSYWGPRYLGAKRF
- a CDS encoding type II toxin-antitoxin system RelE/ParE family toxin, translated to MAELRWAETAVKDLDHICAYIASDSEEYARIFARKIIDTIETAAAFPYSGRIVSEMKIETIREKVLMNYRIIYRINNDSVEVVRIVHNSRYFKDINQ
- a CDS encoding HAMP domain-containing sensor histidine kinase; the encoded protein is MFPKKLATKITAMVVMILLILVVTLIGGANWITKTYYQEHVTREIESRAVAHAELLQETADDAAMNYIEEVEAGKHSFFILLDEDLAVQRMPDDISDDFLVIFFEWLNDNQETIGNLDNEPFIDHVETYMITHIPHVWAIIPVNDPYTGTASSYLFLDQDTGELNEARVQLLLLLVVMSIFIILISFFLTRYLTSRVSKPLNDISEMTEKIAEGDLDIKLNIGGEDEVGHLADSIQSMTGQLKTYRDSRRHFISHISHDLRTPITYIKGYSAVMKESTEINQEEWKEHISVIYHEANRMERLVSDLFLLTKLEEGKINLILEEVPADEWLEQIYRRRVLLFDQKSISHELNISEECKGAFLTIDPARMEQALVNILENSIRYTPKGGKITISLSGEKGGCLLSIKDTGQGIDEEDIDHIWERFYKADKSRTQNDSGTGLGLAIVKEITELHGGKVWVKSKPGEGTEFFIWLPDEQDPS
- a CDS encoding F510_1955 family glycosylhydrolase codes for the protein MKKALLGMGVLLIAAGCGGVIEEEPPENNQPAEEEANSQDEDINNEETDEQDEEDGRAAVEEIEHIHDMAFDREKEGILYVGTHHGLMQADLNSNGLFWQGTEEDRHDFMGFLITSENLFMSSGHPGDGSDLQNPLGVMTSDDRGENWETGALYGEVDFHLMDANEGDSSFLYGFDAYGGRMFKSEDGGQEWEQVEADGINDRFQELYSITSDPEDPETVLAGMSDGIYRSDDGGESFTLFNGQVTMTSASQGPDGVIYAHGIGAIEGLMTSSDMGETWEQLGELPEDAEPVISLAVDFNNPEILAIGTIADSLYWSEDQGETWELLIEEGEPV
- a CDS encoding CUE domain-containing protein, producing MKKLLTGLLSLALVAGIGTTVAAQSENFSGFQEMLPFMQKMHPEMSEEDLETMYNRCHGNNGNRGPGMMMPGANSD
- a CDS encoding DUF2243 domain-containing protein; this encodes MQKTTSAEINLHNDLNKKLAYSKRNLWSGLLFGIGTMAFVDEVIFHFLLQWHHFYDLSTTAVGIFSDGLLMSFAWFAAIGSLFMFADLRRRNALWVKKWVGAVFLGAGIFQLFDGIVNHKILRVHQIRYNVDNILIYDIAWNASAIVLLIIGFVLLKQTRKASSKMKEGS
- a CDS encoding response regulator transcription factor — translated: MNERILIVDDEQEMRKLLAICLRPNHYEIDEACDGGEALEKIKQSDYQLVILDIMMPVKDGFELLKMIRFHLEKNVPVILLTALGDSDRVVEGLKLGADDYIVKPFEPKELLARVEAILRRAENKWGTSEGFKVKGLLFQPDSYKVSYDNKILPLTKKEFQIFYRLAGNRGRVFSREDLLELEWGLAYEGDNRTVDTHVKNIREKLKSIGYEETVIETVWGIGYKVPEAE
- a CDS encoding AbrB/MazE/SpoVT family DNA-binding domain-containing protein encodes the protein MHQAKYSVSVQIDRLIEMEMKCIVSSSFTITLPKKIRQECDITIGDLVNVGLSEEGKGLIISKAGGKDDNVDNKIITGQKNRIIIPAELRKNLQINKGDSFTVYQMTLKNAFFLKQEEA
- a CDS encoding nitrite reductase, with amino-acid sequence MKNQKMVPLAVNGGIGFGAKLTPKQLITLGSYLDEDAEVELTTFQQLIIKVEEDKVELATEELKKAGFSVYKVGNYVKSLRTCNFCKGAEVEGMPVAKELNDRIAGQEVPFTLRPAYTGCPNACGEPLINDIGVIKRDEHFELYIGGKAVGEDAQAGVLLKDGLEPEELYELVDNVLEVYRKNGRKRERMAKFVSRYGFDRIKQELEG
- a CDS encoding cytochrome c oxidase assembly protein, coding for MEMHHHNHHETITGTGYDIIIVSIVIAAMLAYPLAAYFTSKTYKRWPLYRYFYWSLGVVTAGAALVGPLAELAHSSFTAHMFGHLLLGMLAPLLLVLSAPMKLLLRTLNTTHARRLSCLLKSRYIQFVSNPIVAATLNIGGLAVLYTTGLYSAMHDSLLLHVLVHLHVFLAGYLFTASIIYMDVSPHRYSYVYRALVLILALAGHKILSKHIYAHPPEGVARADAETGGMLMYYGGDMVDVVLIILLCYHWYKATAPKRVSPPDTATTPSC
- a CDS encoding cell wall-binding repeat-containing protein, translated to MKKSSILTILAASTLFLAACNNDADDTATNNAGTNSNDNEMNNEEMNDDNGDGHGNHGGHGENNNENDMHHGENNHNDHGDNHHEDNDDNGHHDHGGNGGGGRDDIEAEAATGPESLNENATDGLLVENTKNVTRIGEDEPITFSILASQTIWPATHEGNQPGTVILGPLDSWQHSLAALTLVHHPNDGPLLYADGSISDEVLQEIERLQPLGNSEGIQVMVMEDLPEEEMDKLSGFEVEQITADDPAEFAAQIDERYADIVGSLPDSVIIGSAEEDAQLMTMVAGDWISHMDEPVLYVNDFGIPGATVDALEKRNGEANIYLLGSEEEISGTLEEELSEYGTVTRISGETPVELSIAFASFYDEETGFGWDIDEPGHGITFASTETPELALPGAPLAHLGKHAPMIWLPEGELNQQVYDYLARLKPAFEEVPTEGPYNHGYVFGSTDSISFSVQGIIDEKMEIVSISGDDHGGHGH